Proteins encoded by one window of Campylobacter concisus:
- a CDS encoding PepSY-associated TM helix domain-containing protein: MHTYLSLLFFIPLAVVCFSGAILVYKDELNSLLAPNVVNVNLNKENLSKRISFDEQREIIASELDGYEMVGINIDANPKRCDKIWLIEHNDSQKEWKFIYFDAFSGKIKSEPLAHDEGFFGVLTELHESLFLGKIGHVILTLTAIFTFFICISGFVIYRKFWLTLLRLRVNRLNVFMSDIHKMIGIFSTPILLLICISGVWWEFQIVRMPEFKNDFVIDAKIYNKNLSLDELVARSKNDLAGFEPHFISLPFMQGVNIRLFGYVKDQNFLHNEYSSILTYR, translated from the coding sequence GTGCACACTTATTTATCTCTTTTATTTTTCATTCCACTTGCAGTAGTTTGTTTTAGCGGTGCGATCCTTGTTTATAAAGATGAGCTAAACAGCCTTCTTGCCCCAAATGTCGTAAATGTAAATTTAAACAAAGAAAATTTAAGCAAAAGGATCAGCTTTGATGAGCAAAGAGAGATCATCGCAAGCGAGCTTGACGGCTACGAGATGGTCGGCATAAATATCGATGCAAATCCTAAAAGATGCGACAAAATTTGGTTAATAGAGCACAATGATAGTCAAAAAGAGTGGAAATTTATCTATTTTGATGCTTTTAGCGGTAAGATAAAGAGCGAGCCACTCGCACATGATGAGGGATTTTTTGGAGTTTTAACCGAGCTTCATGAGTCGCTATTTCTTGGGAAAATTGGTCACGTTATCCTTACTTTAACCGCTATTTTCACGTTTTTTATCTGCATAAGTGGTTTTGTGATTTATAGAAAATTTTGGTTGACACTACTTAGGCTTCGTGTAAATAGGCTAAATGTTTTTATGAGCGACATTCATAAAATGATAGGAATTTTTTCTACGCCTATTTTACTACTCATTTGCATAAGTGGTGTTTGGTGGGAATTTCAGATAGTACGCATGCCAGAGTTTAAAAATGACTTTGTAATAGATGCAAAAATTTATAATAAAAACCTATCTCTTGATGAGCTGGTGGCTCGCTCAAAAAATGATCTTGCTGGCTTTGAGCCACACTTCATCTCACTGCCTTTTATGCAAGGAGTAAACATACGCCTTTTTGGCTATGTAAAAGATCAAAATTTCTTGCATAACGAATATTCAAGCATATTAACTTATCGATAA